From the genome of Solidesulfovibrio carbinolicus, one region includes:
- the mutL gene encoding DNA mismatch repair endonuclease MutL, translating into MTASTTHRTIRVLPPELQNQIAAGEVVERPASVLKELVENSLDAGASRIEAAIDGGGRTAVIVSDDGCGMTPEELPLALTRHATSKIASIDELERIGSFGFRGEALPSIASVSRFRISSRHEAFEEGAFVAVENGRLTERGPAAVAQGTRIEVRDLFAAVPARLKFLKSEAVETKRATELFCRAALARLDVAFKLTVGGRTALRFPAGQTLPARLAAFWPPAVTEDLFEFSSDAAGAKVHGVLGKPLRAQGKADRMYFYVNGRPVLDRVLLAAVREAYKGRLLAREYPQAVIFLELDPADLDVNVHPAKTEVRFRDEQAVFLTLRRAVGAALDKALVHRTVPAPEPWVKAGAEPPKFASRRDFFEELGRAGAPSPHETTPSGQSVRERAPLAGDPRLLSSSSFDETLPPLAPPEGAAQTAGQTAGGAAGRPTSRPAAPLADQGPGRAAHQPHGRRPDQDAAHTFGREPNRFAPSPAAARDMSGQTAAPGAWPARSSGHGVAEAPAPRQGPARHFDPPAVARRAAAEAAQEDDGAETGAPLRARTMEELEPALPPDMRYLGQFDDTYLIVDTGGELVLVDQHAAHERVIYAAREAAGRRGHSRPLGMPVELTLHPSEQARLQKLFTELRSMGFVVDTPRPGMAAITGAPPELTVGQAKEYLRAALAGQSKSLQDLWILMSCKTAIKAGTKLTADEAVALLSQWATAPDRDYCPHGRPVTVRFGRREMEKMFKRKK; encoded by the coding sequence ATGACAGCTTCGACGACCCATCGCACCATCCGCGTGCTGCCCCCGGAACTGCAAAACCAGATCGCCGCCGGCGAGGTGGTGGAACGGCCGGCCAGCGTGCTCAAGGAACTTGTGGAAAACAGCCTCGACGCCGGGGCCAGCCGCATCGAGGCGGCCATCGACGGCGGCGGCCGCACCGCCGTCATTGTCAGCGACGACGGCTGCGGCATGACTCCCGAAGAGCTGCCCCTGGCGCTGACCCGCCACGCCACGAGCAAAATCGCCTCCATCGACGAACTGGAGCGTATCGGCAGCTTCGGCTTTCGCGGCGAGGCCCTGCCGAGCATCGCCTCGGTGTCGCGGTTTCGGATCAGCTCGCGCCACGAGGCTTTCGAGGAAGGGGCGTTTGTGGCCGTGGAAAACGGCCGCCTCACCGAGCGCGGCCCGGCCGCCGTGGCCCAGGGCACGCGCATCGAAGTGCGCGACCTTTTTGCCGCCGTGCCGGCCCGGCTCAAGTTCCTCAAATCCGAGGCCGTGGAGACCAAGCGGGCCACCGAGCTTTTTTGCCGGGCGGCCCTGGCCAGGCTCGATGTCGCCTTCAAGCTGACCGTGGGCGGCCGCACGGCCCTGCGCTTTCCGGCCGGCCAGACCCTGCCCGCCCGGCTGGCCGCCTTCTGGCCGCCGGCCGTCACCGAGGATCTCTTCGAATTTTCCAGCGACGCCGCCGGGGCCAAAGTCCACGGCGTTCTCGGCAAGCCGCTGCGCGCCCAGGGCAAGGCCGACCGGATGTATTTCTACGTCAACGGCCGGCCGGTCCTGGACCGGGTGCTGCTGGCCGCCGTGCGCGAGGCCTACAAGGGACGGCTTTTAGCCCGGGAATACCCGCAAGCCGTCATTTTTCTCGAACTCGACCCGGCCGACCTCGACGTCAACGTGCATCCGGCCAAGACCGAGGTGCGTTTCCGCGACGAGCAGGCCGTGTTCCTGACCCTGCGCCGGGCCGTGGGCGCGGCCCTGGACAAGGCGCTCGTCCACCGCACGGTCCCGGCCCCGGAACCCTGGGTCAAGGCCGGGGCCGAGCCGCCGAAATTCGCCAGCCGCCGCGACTTTTTCGAGGAACTTGGCCGGGCCGGCGCGCCCTCGCCCCATGAGACCACGCCTTCGGGCCAGTCCGTGCGGGAACGCGCGCCCTTGGCCGGCGATCCGCGACTCCTCAGCAGCAGCTCCTTTGACGAAACCCTGCCGCCCCTGGCCCCGCCCGAGGGCGCGGCCCAGACGGCGGGCCAAACTGCGGGCGGCGCGGCCGGCCGGCCAACGTCCCGGCCGGCCGCCCCGCTGGCGGACCAAGGCCCGGGCAGGGCGGCGCACCAGCCCCATGGCCGGCGACCGGACCAGGACGCGGCCCACACCTTTGGCCGGGAGCCGAACCGCTTCGCGCCGTCGCCGGCGGCGGCCCGGGACATGTCGGGCCAGACGGCGGCCCCGGGGGCCTGGCCGGCCCGGTCCTCCGGGCATGGCGTGGCCGAAGCTCCGGCCCCGCGCCAGGGACCGGCCCGCCATTTCGATCCGCCGGCCGTGGCCCGCCGGGCCGCCGCCGAGGCCGCCCAGGAGGACGACGGGGCCGAGACCGGCGCGCCCCTTCGCGCTAGGACCATGGAAGAACTGGAACCGGCCCTGCCGCCGGACATGCGCTACCTGGGCCAGTTCGACGACACCTATCTCATCGTGGACACCGGCGGGGAGCTGGTGCTGGTGGACCAGCACGCCGCCCACGAGCGCGTCATCTACGCCGCCCGGGAAGCGGCCGGCCGGCGCGGCCACAGCCGGCCCCTGGGCATGCCCGTGGAACTGACGCTGCACCCGTCCGAGCAGGCCCGGCTGCAAAAGCTCTTCACCGAATTGCGCTCCATGGGCTTTGTCGTGGACACGCCGCGTCCGGGCATGGCCGCCATCACCGGCGCGCCGCCGGAGCTGACCGTGGGCCAGGCCAAGGAGTACCTGCGCGCCGCCTTGGCCGGCCAGTCCAAGTCCTTGCAGGATTTGTGGATTCTCATGAGCTGCAAAACAGCGATCAAGGCCGGCACAAAACTCACCGCCGACGAAGCCGTGGCGCTTTTATCCCAGTGGGCCACGGCCCCGGACCGCGACTACTGCCCCCACGGCCGGCCGGTGACGGTGCGCTTTGGCCGGCGCGAGATGGAGAAGATGTTCAAGCGCAAGAAATGA
- the alr gene encoding alanine racemase, whose product MPIEHNYLRTRIRTENIVANYTRLRAQGGQVVSVIKADAYGHGLLETATALAGAGCESFAVGSAAEGAALRDAGCTAEIISLLGPVLPEDEQLIIEKNLVPFMHDFDQLSRLAATCTRLGRSAKVALKFDTGMARLGFVEADAPKLAEMLCASPCIEVVMVSSHLATADDPGAFEFVAEQGARFARICQTLRHGGLTFRASLCNSAGILAHAGAIGFDARRAGIALYGVNPFAGSAREALGHGLLPAMETVTRIVSVHDLPRGASISYGRTYVAERDMRVAIVAAGYADAYSRGLSNKGFMCLAGRRVPILGRVCMQLTAVDVSGLDAVRPGDAIHLLGGEGPGAVTADDLALWWGTIPYEVFCLLGLNPREYVA is encoded by the coding sequence ATGCCCATCGAGCATAATTACCTGCGCACCCGGATACGCACGGAAAACATCGTCGCCAACTATACGCGCCTGCGCGCCCAGGGCGGTCAGGTCGTCAGCGTCATCAAGGCCGACGCCTACGGCCACGGGCTTCTCGAAACGGCCACGGCCCTGGCCGGGGCCGGTTGCGAGAGCTTTGCCGTGGGTTCGGCGGCCGAGGGCGCGGCCCTGCGCGATGCCGGCTGCACGGCGGAAATCATTTCACTCCTTGGTCCGGTGCTGCCCGAGGACGAGCAGCTGATCATCGAAAAAAATCTCGTGCCCTTCATGCACGATTTCGACCAGCTGTCCCGGCTGGCCGCGACCTGCACCCGGCTTGGCCGGTCGGCCAAGGTGGCGCTGAAGTTCGACACCGGCATGGCCCGGCTGGGGTTCGTGGAGGCCGACGCGCCCAAACTCGCCGAGATGCTGTGCGCTTCGCCCTGCATCGAGGTGGTCATGGTCAGCTCCCATCTGGCCACGGCCGACGATCCGGGTGCCTTCGAATTCGTGGCCGAGCAGGGGGCGCGCTTTGCCCGCATCTGCCAGACCCTGCGCCACGGCGGGCTGACGTTTCGGGCCTCGCTGTGCAACTCCGCCGGCATCCTGGCCCATGCCGGGGCCATCGGCTTCGACGCCCGCCGGGCCGGCATCGCGCTCTACGGCGTCAATCCCTTTGCCGGCAGCGCCCGCGAGGCCCTTGGCCACGGCTTGCTCCCGGCCATGGAGACCGTGACCCGCATCGTCTCGGTCCACGACCTGCCGCGCGGGGCCTCCATCAGCTACGGCCGCACCTACGTGGCCGAGCGCGACATGCGGGTGGCCATCGTGGCCGCCGGCTACGCCGACGCCTACAGCCGGGGGCTGTCCAACAAGGGCTTCATGTGCCTGGCCGGCCGGCGCGTGCCCATCCTGGGCCGGGTGTGCATGCAGCTCACGGCCGTGGATGTCTCGGGCCTTGATGCCGTGCGGCCCGGCGACGCCATCCATCTGCTTGGCGGCGAGGGACCGGGCGCGGTCACGGCCGACGACCTGGCCCTGTGGTGGGGCACCATCCCCTACGAGGTTTTCTGCCTGCTGGGGCTTAATCCCCGGGAATATGTCGCCTAA
- a CDS encoding endonuclease III domain-containing protein: MKRQTLFLNMYGAMLDAMGPSGWWPAKTPLEMAVGAILTQNTNWQGAAKAVAGLREAGLLDPYALHAASLETVAERIRPAGHFRVKAGRLKNLMALIVEELGGDLTALAGYDLDQARDKLLSVKGVGPETADSILLYGLNLPAFVVDAYTARICFRHGLAPEEAGYDELRELFMDALPEDVGLYNEFHALLVRVGNAWCRPRAPKCAACPLERFLQ; the protein is encoded by the coding sequence ATGAAGCGCCAAACCCTTTTTCTCAACATGTACGGGGCCATGCTCGACGCCATGGGCCCAAGCGGCTGGTGGCCGGCCAAGACGCCCTTGGAGATGGCCGTGGGTGCGATCCTGACCCAGAACACCAACTGGCAGGGCGCGGCCAAGGCCGTGGCCGGACTGCGCGAGGCCGGGCTGCTCGATCCTTACGCCCTGCACGCCGCCAGCCTGGAAACCGTGGCCGAGCGCATCCGGCCGGCCGGGCATTTCCGGGTCAAGGCCGGGCGGCTCAAAAACCTCATGGCGCTTATCGTGGAGGAGCTTGGCGGCGACTTGACCGCCCTGGCCGGCTACGATCTCGATCAGGCCCGGGACAAGCTCTTGTCCGTCAAGGGCGTTGGCCCCGAGACCGCCGACAGTATTTTGCTCTATGGCCTGAACCTACCGGCCTTCGTGGTGGACGCCTACACCGCCCGTATCTGCTTCCGCCACGGCCTGGCCCCCGAGGAGGCCGGCTACGACGAGCTGCGGGAGCTGTTCATGGACGCGCTGCCCGAGGACGTGGGGCTATATAACGAATTCCACGCCCTGCTGGTGCGCGTGGGCAACGCCTGGTGCCGGCCGCGCGCGCCCAAATGCGCCGCCTGTCCTTTGGAGCGTTTTTTGCAATGA
- a CDS encoding murein hydrolase activator EnvC family protein encodes MKTALLALMCLLALAGPGQAVKPPTVPPKAVSAAQDAAKARLAEARAKVAAQSAEAARLGRELAALEAARDAEARRLAALTAALWPVRAESLAGAAQAEDWAEADRRFVWTRSLIEAAGASRLAFEAAAAKAKAGRLARDDAALRLLAGRKEADVAFAAAVAGRLRELEAASSPPGRGDEAALAEALDAAAAPDDGAAGEASTGEEGAAGPAVFTPPPGGLAWPSQGRVALPFAPSGRDARQGLVLAVPEGSPVVAAADGRVVFTGTLRGLGRVLILAHDDRCHTVYACLSETSLAVGEVVPRQGTLGRSGYCNQTRAPGVYFELRFREKALNPAEWLAVRR; translated from the coding sequence ATGAAGACGGCGCTTTTGGCCCTTATGTGCCTGCTGGCCCTGGCCGGGCCGGGGCAGGCCGTCAAACCGCCGACGGTCCCGCCCAAGGCCGTGTCGGCGGCCCAGGACGCGGCCAAGGCCCGGCTGGCCGAGGCCCGGGCCAAGGTGGCGGCCCAGTCGGCCGAGGCCGCCCGGCTTGGCCGGGAGCTGGCCGCCCTGGAGGCCGCCCGGGACGCCGAGGCCAGACGCCTTGCCGCTCTGACGGCGGCCTTGTGGCCGGTTCGGGCCGAGAGCCTGGCCGGGGCGGCCCAGGCCGAGGATTGGGCCGAGGCTGACCGCCGGTTCGTCTGGACGCGGTCGCTTATCGAGGCGGCCGGCGCGTCGCGGCTGGCCTTTGAGGCCGCCGCAGCCAAGGCCAAGGCCGGGCGGTTGGCCCGGGACGACGCGGCCTTGCGGTTGCTGGCCGGGCGCAAGGAGGCCGACGTGGCCTTTGCCGCCGCCGTGGCCGGCCGGCTGCGCGAGCTGGAAGCGGCTTCCAGCCCGCCGGGGCGCGGCGACGAGGCCGCCCTGGCCGAGGCCCTGGACGCGGCCGCCGCGCCGGATGACGGGGCGGCTGGCGAGGCATCGACGGGCGAGGAGGGCGCGGCCGGGCCGGCGGTCTTCACGCCGCCGCCCGGCGGGCTGGCCTGGCCGAGCCAGGGGCGGGTGGCCTTGCCCTTTGCCCCGTCCGGCCGCGACGCCCGGCAGGGGCTGGTGCTGGCCGTGCCCGAAGGATCGCCCGTTGTGGCCGCCGCCGACGGGCGGGTGGTTTTCACCGGCACGTTGCGCGGCCTGGGCCGGGTGCTTATCCTGGCCCATGACGACCGTTGCCACACGGTCTATGCCTGCCTGTCGGAAACGAGCCTCGCCGTGGGCGAGGTCGTGCCCCGCCAGGGGACACTCGGCCGCAGCGGCTATTGCAACCAGACGCGCGCCCCCGGCGTCTATTTCGAATTGCGTTTTCGGGAAAAAGCCCTTAATCCGGCGGAGTGGCTCGCCGTCAGGCGCTAG
- a CDS encoding S41 family peptidase has product MRLLTKVSCSLAVSLALCSVAFAAKPEEDRFAPLKRFSQVMDLVENHYVKPVTRNELIDGAIVGMLQQLDPHSSFLSKDEFKEMQVSTSGEFGGIGIEISMENGRLTVISPIDDTPADKAGIKAGDVILEIEGESTQDMTLVDAVQKIRGPKGKAVSLTLIHKDQQKPFKVKVVRDTIPIISVKSNEVEPGYLYIRLTRFNENTTAELKQALADYQAKSGKPLKGVILDLRNNPGGLLEQAVNVSDVFLPSGQIVSIKGKNQEQEKIFSAKGDGADVAVPLVVLINSGSASASEIVAGALKDHKRALLVGEKTFGKGSVQTVIPLSDGSGIKLTTALYYTPSGRSIQAEGIEPDFMVPLQDTESDRDKLSVNHQFRERDLSRHLENKKKKPEATDDPKQKMLDQLARDNQLKLALELVKYFPIKTYAP; this is encoded by the coding sequence ATGCGTCTTTTGACCAAAGTGTCCTGTTCCCTGGCCGTTAGCCTGGCGTTATGCTCCGTCGCGTTTGCCGCCAAACCCGAGGAAGACCGGTTCGCGCCACTCAAGCGCTTCAGCCAGGTCATGGATCTGGTGGAAAACCACTACGTCAAGCCGGTCACCCGCAACGAACTCATCGACGGGGCCATCGTCGGGATGCTGCAGCAGCTCGATCCCCATTCGAGCTTCTTGTCCAAAGACGAGTTCAAGGAGATGCAGGTCAGCACCTCTGGCGAATTCGGCGGCATCGGCATTGAAATCAGCATGGAAAACGGCCGCCTGACCGTCATCTCCCCCATCGACGACACCCCGGCCGACAAGGCCGGCATCAAGGCCGGCGACGTCATTTTGGAAATCGAGGGCGAGTCCACCCAGGACATGACCCTGGTCGATGCCGTGCAAAAAATTCGCGGCCCCAAGGGCAAGGCCGTGTCCCTGACCCTTATCCACAAGGACCAGCAAAAGCCCTTCAAGGTGAAAGTGGTGCGGGACACCATCCCCATCATCAGCGTCAAAAGCAACGAAGTGGAGCCGGGCTATCTCTACATCCGCCTGACCCGCTTCAACGAGAACACCACCGCCGAGCTCAAGCAGGCCCTGGCCGACTACCAGGCTAAAAGCGGCAAGCCGCTCAAGGGCGTCATCCTCGACCTGCGCAACAACCCCGGCGGACTTCTGGAACAGGCCGTCAACGTCTCCGACGTGTTTTTGCCCTCGGGCCAGATCGTCTCCATCAAGGGCAAGAACCAGGAGCAGGAAAAGATCTTTTCCGCCAAGGGCGACGGCGCCGACGTGGCCGTTCCCCTGGTGGTGCTCATCAATTCCGGCTCGGCCTCGGCCTCGGAGATCGTGGCCGGTGCCCTCAAGGACCACAAACGCGCCTTGCTTGTCGGTGAAAAAACCTTTGGCAAGGGTTCTGTGCAGACCGTCATCCCGCTGTCCGACGGTTCGGGCATCAAGCTTACCACCGCGCTGTACTACACGCCAAGCGGCCGCTCCATCCAGGCCGAAGGCATCGAGCCCGACTTCATGGTCCCGCTCCAGGATACCGAGTCCGACCGTGACAAGCTCTCGGTCAACCACCAGTTCCGTGAGCGCGACCTGTCCCGGCATCTGGAAAACAAGAAAAAGAAACCCGAGGCGACGGACGATCCCAAGCAGAAGATGCTCGATCAGCTCGCCCGGGACAACCAGCTCAAGCTGGCCCTGGAACTGGTGAAGTATTTCCCCATCAAAACCTACGCCCCCTAA
- a CDS encoding divergent polysaccharide deacetylase family protein: MVLSGKPVFTAVAALALVATLAVLAALLFGPFPTPPGERQAAKPQKPAVNQQAARKKPEPLKPTSKATAAVSEATAPPAATPQATPPTPTDEQDALTLARALSQAQTQARGTPPPVHFEEHLPPQAVSPENGNGNGNGTGNGNGNGNGNGPHEVRGKVEPPAGGQAQPPEPTAQPVARDEGKNPRMVVVIDDIGDHPVMAQHLTELPFPVTLAILPNRPRTRSVETMAVARGVELLLHQPMQPGTYPRVNPGPGALFTDMEPERVKDILADNLSQVPHVKGINNHMGSAFTSDPAGMDAVMAVLKQKGLFFLDSVTSAVSAAPEAARRHGVPFYRRAVFLDNVRNVRTILGQLKTAERNALKNGRAIAIGHPYGETLEALKIWAKERDSRVEVVTLTELGPEF, encoded by the coding sequence GTGGTTCTCTCCGGCAAACCTGTTTTTACGGCCGTGGCCGCCCTGGCCCTGGTCGCTACGCTTGCCGTGCTCGCGGCGCTCCTGTTCGGCCCGTTCCCGACGCCCCCGGGCGAACGTCAGGCGGCCAAGCCGCAAAAGCCGGCCGTAAACCAACAGGCGGCCCGCAAAAAGCCCGAACCGCTCAAACCCACGTCCAAGGCGACGGCGGCCGTTTCCGAGGCCACAGCGCCCCCGGCCGCGACGCCCCAGGCCACGCCCCCGACCCCAACCGACGAGCAGGACGCTCTGACCCTGGCCCGGGCGCTGTCCCAGGCCCAGACCCAGGCCCGGGGCACGCCGCCGCCCGTGCATTTCGAAGAGCACCTGCCGCCCCAGGCCGTCTCGCCGGAAAACGGCAACGGCAACGGCAACGGCACTGGCAACGGCAATGGCAATGGGAACGGCAACGGGCCGCACGAAGTGCGGGGCAAGGTCGAACCGCCGGCTGGCGGGCAAGCCCAGCCGCCCGAGCCGACGGCCCAGCCCGTGGCCCGGGACGAGGGCAAAAATCCGCGCATGGTCGTGGTCATCGACGACATCGGCGACCATCCGGTCATGGCGCAGCACCTTACGGAACTGCCGTTTCCCGTCACCCTGGCCATCCTGCCCAACCGCCCCCGGACGCGGTCCGTGGAGACCATGGCCGTGGCCCGGGGCGTGGAACTCCTCCTGCACCAACCCATGCAGCCCGGAACCTACCCTCGAGTCAACCCCGGGCCGGGCGCGCTTTTCACCGACATGGAGCCCGAGCGCGTGAAGGACATCCTGGCCGACAACCTGAGTCAGGTTCCCCACGTCAAGGGCATCAACAACCACATGGGCTCGGCCTTTACCAGCGACCCGGCCGGCATGGACGCCGTCATGGCCGTGCTCAAGCAAAAGGGCCTTTTTTTTCTGGATTCGGTCACTTCGGCCGTCAGCGCCGCGCCCGAGGCGGCGCGCAGGCACGGCGTGCCGTTTTACCGCCGGGCCGTGTTTCTGGACAATGTCCGCAACGTCCGCACGATCCTGGGCCAGCTCAAGACCGCCGAGCGCAACGCGCTCAAAAACGGCCGGGCCATCGCCATCGGCCATCCCTACGGCGAAACCCTGGAAGCCCTGAAAATCTGGGCCAAGGAACGCGACAGCCGCGTTGAGGTGGTGACGCTCACCGAGCTAGGGCCTGAATTCTAG
- a CDS encoding adenylate/guanylate cyclase domain-containing protein, whose protein sequence is MQFKPVFYTGLTLAALALGLFTTRLEPARRVDAWSSDLWHVLAGKRFEPQHVAVALLDDKALAAEPDRPLVFWGPLYAKILARLREVGAVAVGMDIQPALSPVTWMDIIGADASRDFDRDFMLELAKGKVVLAASVSTESGEPSFSLPATDYLLALPRHEADLGLTNVPLDRDGVVRRFAPALYSEGEPRLSFAAALAKKGAPGISGAPGLAGLDDRAALQPRPIAYAGPPGTFAHVSFARLLAPDALSDPMVQALAGKLVILGIDIHGAHDRLASPYSLPLFGAPKEFMPGPEIHANIIEAMLTGRSLTNIGLGAAAGAWLPFLALCSLACSRLGPGRSALAALGLGLGAFGLGYGLFLAGRLLPLAGLDVGLVAVWAGANAVRLTRGEREKAHIRHAFGKYVSDAAITAILASGKPPAPGGSLATVTVLFSDIRDFTTLSEKLTAEEVVELLNVYFSRVCDIILAHGGMIDKFVGDAVMAVFGAPLADPKHARQALATALGMITASHDFETWMRERFPKLGDWRFRIGVGLHSGPAVVGNIGSRQRLDFTAIGDTVNTASRLEGVTKDMGCPIVASRMTVEMAGPGVATGREEMARVKGKSEPVPVLEILGLADT, encoded by the coding sequence ATGCAATTCAAACCCGTTTTCTACACCGGCCTGACCTTGGCCGCCCTGGCCCTGGGGCTTTTCACCACCCGTTTGGAACCGGCCCGGCGCGTGGACGCCTGGTCGTCGGATCTGTGGCATGTGCTGGCCGGCAAGCGCTTCGAACCCCAGCACGTGGCCGTGGCCCTTTTGGACGACAAGGCCCTGGCCGCCGAACCTGACCGGCCGCTGGTTTTCTGGGGACCGCTGTACGCCAAGATCCTGGCGAGGCTTCGCGAGGTCGGGGCCGTGGCCGTGGGCATGGACATCCAGCCGGCGCTGAGTCCCGTCACCTGGATGGACATCATCGGGGCCGACGCCAGCCGCGATTTCGACCGCGACTTCATGCTGGAGTTGGCCAAGGGCAAGGTCGTCCTGGCCGCCAGCGTGTCCACCGAATCGGGCGAACCGTCGTTTAGCCTGCCGGCTACGGACTATCTGCTGGCCTTGCCCCGTCACGAGGCCGATCTCGGGCTGACCAACGTGCCCCTGGACCGTGACGGCGTGGTGCGCCGATTCGCCCCGGCCTTGTACAGCGAGGGCGAGCCACGCCTGTCCTTTGCCGCCGCCTTGGCCAAAAAAGGCGCACCAGGTATTTCTGGCGCGCCGGGGCTGGCCGGCCTGGATGACCGGGCCGCCTTGCAGCCGCGCCCTATCGCCTATGCCGGCCCGCCCGGGACTTTTGCCCATGTGAGCTTCGCCCGGCTGCTGGCCCCGGACGCCTTGAGCGACCCCATGGTTCAGGCCCTGGCCGGCAAGCTCGTCATTCTGGGCATCGACATCCACGGCGCCCACGACCGACTGGCCTCGCCGTACTCCCTGCCGCTGTTCGGCGCGCCCAAGGAGTTCATGCCCGGCCCCGAGATCCATGCCAACATCATCGAGGCCATGCTGACCGGGCGCTCGCTGACGAACATCGGCCTCGGCGCCGCGGCCGGGGCCTGGTTGCCGTTTCTGGCCCTGTGCTCCCTGGCCTGTTCGCGGCTTGGGCCGGGGCGTTCGGCCCTGGCCGCCCTTGGACTGGGGCTTGGGGCTTTCGGCCTGGGCTATGGTCTGTTTCTGGCAGGGCGGCTTCTGCCCCTGGCCGGCCTTGACGTCGGACTGGTGGCCGTCTGGGCCGGGGCCAACGCCGTGCGCCTCACACGCGGCGAGCGGGAAAAAGCCCACATCCGCCACGCCTTTGGCAAGTACGTGTCCGACGCGGCCATTACCGCCATCCTGGCCAGCGGCAAACCGCCCGCGCCAGGCGGGTCCCTGGCCACGGTCACCGTCCTTTTCTCTGATATCCGCGATTTCACGACATTAAGTGAAAAGCTCACGGCCGAGGAAGTGGTGGAGCTCTTGAATGTCTACTTCAGCCGGGTCTGCGACATCATTTTGGCCCATGGCGGTATGATCGACAAATTCGTCGGCGACGCGGTCATGGCCGTTTTTGGCGCGCCTCTGGCCGATCCGAAACATGCGCGCCAAGCCCTTGCCACGGCACTCGGCATGATTACTGCTTCCCATGACTTTGAGACCTGGATGCGCGAGCGTTTTCCCAAGCTCGGTGACTGGCGTTTTCGCATCGGCGTGGGGCTGCACAGCGGCCCGGCCGTTGTCGGCAACATCGGCTCCCGCCAGCGGCTCGATTTCACGGCCATCGGCGACACGGTCAACACCGCCTCGCGCTTGGAAGGCGTGACCAAGGACATGGGCTGCCCCATCGTGGCCAGCCGCATGACCGTGGAAATGGCCGGGCCGGGCGTCGCCACCGGCCGCGAGGAAATGGCCCGGGTCAAGGGCAAGAGCGAACCCGTGCCGGTCCTGGAAATCCTGGGACTGGCCGATACATAG
- a CDS encoding TOBE domain-containing protein — MRYGARNQIPAKVTSVKKGDVMTQVNFSVEVPHAMASVLTTESVEDLSLTPGDTVLLVVKAIHVVPVKE; from the coding sequence ATGCGCTACGGAGCCAGGAACCAGATTCCGGCCAAGGTGACTTCCGTGAAAAAGGGCGACGTCATGACCCAGGTCAACTTCAGCGTGGAGGTCCCCCACGCCATGGCGTCGGTGCTGACCACCGAATCCGTGGAAGACCTCTCCCTGACCCCGGGCGATACGGTGCTGCTGGTGGTCAAGGCCATCCACGTGGTGCCGGTCAAGGAATAA
- a CDS encoding GGDEF domain-containing protein, with amino-acid sequence MDISAILLFFQSKTVINMAVASFFIKGLFLLVLHKIRRQNYLLILSYGCFAFSLGWALFLLRFMTGINIASLPIANLCILSLPIFITLSIFALARHQPTLRFGLTVSSIFAFTFVFLVMTTHDKHLPGIYTSAINGALYLYTALQIIRKTRPTNAVVWSMYGFCLLLATTLFIRAAILCAGWLSPASPIDAIGPNLTAIVLFGNMLCLDALILCFPLLDFMDTQSRLSQANKEIIERSKIDVLTGAYNRSHMQSRLHHHVSRHNSSDEPFSLILFDLDHFKTINDTYGHVIGDRVLAQAGSQVKSSLRHNDELFRFGGEEFLVILPDTDANQAVDIAERLRRDIADLLFDGPNLAEQFRITSSFGIASMTKAIRSADILLQQADAALYKAKAQGRDRVCV; translated from the coding sequence ATGGATATTAGCGCAATATTGCTTTTTTTCCAGTCAAAGACCGTCATCAATATGGCCGTCGCAAGTTTTTTCATCAAAGGTCTTTTTCTGCTGGTTCTACACAAGATCAGACGTCAAAACTATCTTTTAATCCTATCTTACGGCTGTTTTGCGTTTTCCCTAGGCTGGGCCTTGTTCCTGCTGCGATTCATGACCGGCATCAACATCGCCTCGCTGCCTATAGCCAACCTGTGCATCCTTTCACTGCCCATATTCATTACCCTGTCTATATTTGCATTGGCCCGCCATCAACCAACACTGCGCTTTGGCCTGACAGTTTCCTCAATTTTCGCGTTTACTTTTGTTTTTTTAGTCATGACCACGCATGACAAGCACTTGCCAGGGATTTACACCTCGGCCATAAACGGCGCGCTGTATCTGTATACCGCGCTGCAAATCATCCGAAAAACCCGACCAACCAACGCCGTAGTCTGGTCCATGTACGGCTTCTGCCTCCTGCTGGCGACAACGCTCTTTATCCGGGCCGCCATCCTGTGCGCCGGCTGGCTTTCTCCGGCCTCGCCCATCGACGCCATCGGCCCCAACCTGACCGCCATCGTGCTTTTTGGCAACATGCTCTGCCTGGACGCGCTCATCCTCTGCTTTCCCCTCCTCGATTTCATGGATACTCAGTCCAGGCTTTCCCAGGCCAACAAGGAAATCATCGAGCGTTCGAAGATCGACGTTCTCACTGGAGCATACAACAGAAGCCATATGCAGTCGCGACTGCATCACCATGTCTCCCGGCACAACAGTTCCGACGAACCCTTTTCCCTGATCCTGTTCGACCTGGACCACTTCAAGACCATCAACGACACCTACGGGCACGTCATCGGCGATCGTGTCCTTGCCCAGGCGGGGAGCCAGGTGAAGTCGAGCCTGCGGCACAACGACGAGTTGTTCCGCTTCGGCGGCGAGGAATTTCTCGTCATTCTGCCCGACACCGACGCCAACCAAGCCGTTGACATTGCCGAACGACTGCGCCGGGATATCGCCGATCTGCTCTTCGATGGCCCCAATCTTGCGGAACAATTTCGGATAACGTCATCATTTGGAATAGCGAGCATGACGAAGGCCATAAGGTCCGCCGACATCCTGCTGCAACAAGCCGACGCCGCTCTCTACAAAGCCAAAGCCCAGGGCCGCGACAGGGTTTGCGTCTAG